Proteins found in one Echinimonas agarilytica genomic segment:
- a CDS encoding sensor domain-containing phosphodiesterase, which translates to MDSSNSVKLDIINNASSRVSGSPDEVGALARRNVEMLATRFKKYDGRWFASYNGISLYSLLQPIVSYSHQHFVGVEALVRGEDSNGSTIMPSELFKPDEVMEGELRLLERLSRLLHIASFKECEGFEGWLFINLSPQLLSIEEDAEDLAAALQWAGVAPERVIVEVTEQATYEPNGLVEAVARYRALGCQIAIDDFGAGHSNFERIWSLQPDIVKLDRNMVLRANNDACIGQMLPRLVELIHQSGALVLAEGIETVEQSLMIWDSGADMAQGYLFGFPRTELPDSEHLALQLANLSNQSHRQWNRDCERRRRLFDMFNHHINQTLQGLKANRALRESCRSLLRLSRVRRCFVLDEHGRQLFQENASRCTSHISPLSETKSCNWGRRPYFRVAVENKDRIHISKPYLSVSDGNVCQTLSIYYRCGQGARVLCCDIDPD; encoded by the coding sequence ATGGATTCATCAAACAGTGTCAAGTTAGACATTATCAACAATGCTAGTTCGCGTGTAAGTGGTTCACCAGATGAGGTGGGCGCTTTGGCGCGCAGAAATGTTGAAATGCTGGCCACCCGCTTTAAAAAATATGACGGCCGCTGGTTCGCCAGCTACAACGGCATCTCTCTTTATTCTTTACTCCAACCCATCGTGAGTTATTCACATCAACATTTTGTTGGCGTTGAAGCCCTAGTCCGTGGTGAAGATTCTAATGGCTCTACGATCATGCCATCAGAGCTATTTAAGCCAGATGAAGTGATGGAAGGTGAACTTCGGTTACTTGAGCGCTTGTCTCGACTGCTTCATATTGCCAGCTTCAAAGAGTGTGAGGGGTTTGAAGGGTGGTTGTTTATCAACCTGTCACCTCAACTACTGTCAATTGAAGAAGACGCTGAAGATTTGGCTGCAGCGCTACAATGGGCAGGTGTTGCTCCTGAACGTGTCATTGTTGAAGTGACGGAGCAAGCCACATATGAACCCAATGGCTTAGTGGAAGCTGTTGCACGGTACCGCGCTTTGGGGTGCCAGATAGCAATCGACGATTTTGGTGCAGGCCATTCCAATTTTGAGCGTATTTGGTCTTTGCAGCCAGATATCGTCAAACTAGACCGCAATATGGTACTAAGAGCCAATAACGATGCCTGTATAGGGCAGATGCTACCAAGATTGGTTGAACTTATTCATCAATCGGGCGCTTTGGTATTGGCTGAAGGGATTGAAACCGTTGAACAATCGTTAATGATTTGGGATTCGGGCGCAGACATGGCTCAGGGGTACCTGTTTGGTTTTCCGCGCACTGAACTGCCCGACAGTGAGCACCTTGCTTTGCAATTGGCAAATTTATCAAATCAGTCCCACCGCCAATGGAATCGAGATTGTGAACGTAGGCGTCGTTTATTTGATATGTTTAATCATCATATTAATCAAACATTACAAGGCCTTAAAGCAAATCGAGCACTACGAGAATCCTGTCGTTCATTATTGCGTTTGAGTCGTGTTCGCCGTTGTTTCGTACTTGACGAGCACGGTCGCCAGTTATTTCAAGAAAATGCGTCGCGCTGTACTTCGCATATATCGCCGTTAAGTGAAACCAAAAGCTGTAACTGGGGACGACGCCCATATTTTAGAGTGGCTGTAGAAAATAAAGATCGTATTCACATTTCCAAACCGTACCTATCGGTAAGCGACGGTAACGTTTGCCAAACATTGTCTATTTATTATCGTTGTGGCCAAGGTGCCCGTGTTTTGTGTTGCGATATCGATCCTGACTAA
- a CDS encoding alpha/beta hydrolase, with product MPMVDMKEDSPATINSMQRKQALETSGVVNSEAGQHSVKPGWYREMRVFKWSWQGLSPLLIQEVQARIAVSNNERTHADLIDTVKGYRPGNWIYEWSQEAALRMMDGKRALEVADLELAKHHFLQSCLLYTVAGHPHLRGDKLANDAHLLANQAYQQAGLLLPNPLKIERVPFQGREVQCYLHLPKTDDPVPLVIMAGGGDALQTDYLRVFQDFLEPKGVALLTVDMPGIGYSAHWTLSQETSALYEAVVEHMSESPYVLADKIALMGLRIGGHAAVRTAVMMPDKVAAVAAIGAVVHDALVEPKVETRVSQMLIDEIASRLGVDSARPHLLAATLTNYSLRRQGLLGLRKINVPMLGIAHPQDLFGTVEDAKLIAQSSYGGEVHLLKRPTFASAYDAAFAKACDWITRHLT from the coding sequence ATGCCAATGGTCGATATGAAAGAAGATAGCCCCGCGACTATTAATTCAATGCAGCGCAAGCAAGCGCTAGAGACATCAGGAGTGGTCAATAGCGAAGCGGGCCAGCATTCGGTAAAACCGGGCTGGTACCGTGAAATGAGAGTCTTCAAATGGTCATGGCAAGGCCTTTCTCCATTGCTGATTCAGGAAGTTCAAGCACGGATCGCGGTGTCCAATAATGAGCGCACACATGCCGACCTTATCGATACTGTAAAGGGCTATCGTCCTGGAAACTGGATTTACGAATGGTCGCAAGAAGCAGCGCTTCGAATGATGGACGGTAAGCGAGCACTTGAGGTTGCCGACCTGGAATTGGCAAAGCACCATTTCTTGCAATCTTGCCTACTCTACACGGTGGCTGGACACCCCCATTTGCGGGGTGACAAGCTTGCTAATGATGCTCACTTGTTGGCAAATCAAGCTTATCAGCAGGCAGGACTGCTACTGCCCAACCCGCTCAAAATTGAACGCGTGCCATTTCAGGGACGCGAAGTTCAGTGCTATTTGCATTTGCCTAAAACCGATGATCCAGTGCCATTAGTGATTATGGCTGGCGGCGGAGATGCGCTTCAAACCGACTATCTTCGAGTGTTTCAAGACTTCCTAGAGCCGAAAGGTGTCGCCTTGCTCACGGTGGATATGCCTGGCATTGGTTATTCAGCACATTGGACGCTATCACAAGAAACATCAGCGCTTTATGAAGCGGTTGTTGAGCATATGAGTGAGTCGCCTTATGTATTAGCCGATAAGATAGCTCTGATGGGACTAAGAATTGGTGGTCACGCTGCGGTTCGAACGGCGGTGATGATGCCAGATAAAGTTGCCGCAGTTGCTGCCATAGGTGCGGTTGTGCATGATGCATTAGTTGAACCTAAAGTGGAGACCCGAGTGTCTCAAATGTTGATTGATGAAATCGCATCACGTTTGGGTGTTGACTCGGCTCGTCCTCATTTATTGGCAGCAACACTGACCAATTACTCATTGAGGCGTCAGGGGTTGTTGGGTCTCAGAAAAATAAATGTGCCGATGCTAGGTATTGCTCATCCGCAAGATTTATTTGGCACGGTTGAAGATGCAAAACTTATTGCGCAGAGCAGTTATGGCGGAGAAGTACATTTACTCAAACGGCCTACATTTGCTTCAGCCTATGATGCGGCTTTTGCAAAAGCATGCGATTGGATCACCCGTCACTTGACCTAG
- a CDS encoding NCS2 family permease — MLEKLFKLSAHGTNVRTEIIAGVTTYLTMAYIIFVNPNILSAAGMDSGAVFVATCLAAAIGCLIMGLYANYPIAQAPGMGLNAFFTYGVVLGMGYEWQVALGAVFLSGICFVLLSLFKVREWIIEAIPQPLRIGIGAGIGLFLGFIALQSAGIVVSHDATLVSLGDITSPTVLLAALGFVLIVALEYRRVKGGVMIAILAVTLLAVLLGYQPYGGIFSMPPDPSPTFLQLDIMGAFDVAMISVIFAFLFVDLFDTAGTLMAVAQRGKLFDANGKLPRLSKALLADSTATVAGSVLGTSSTTSYIESGAGVAEGGRTGLTAVVVGILFLLSLFFAPLAGMVPAYATAGALFYVAVLMLSGLTKVAWDDITEAAPAAVVAIMMPLTYSIANGIALGFVSYAAIKLLSGRREDVSVAVWVLAGLFVVKLIIFGH, encoded by the coding sequence ATGTTGGAAAAATTGTTTAAATTGAGTGCCCATGGAACAAATGTTCGCACGGAGATCATTGCTGGGGTCACCACTTATCTCACGATGGCGTATATCATTTTCGTCAACCCAAATATCCTCTCAGCTGCCGGAATGGACAGTGGAGCCGTGTTTGTTGCAACCTGTTTAGCAGCCGCAATTGGCTGTTTAATTATGGGGTTGTACGCGAACTACCCCATTGCTCAAGCGCCGGGAATGGGGCTCAATGCCTTCTTCACCTATGGTGTTGTATTAGGCATGGGTTATGAGTGGCAAGTTGCGCTTGGAGCTGTCTTTCTCTCCGGTATCTGTTTTGTACTGCTGAGCCTGTTTAAAGTCCGCGAATGGATTATTGAAGCAATACCGCAACCTTTGCGAATAGGAATTGGTGCTGGTATTGGCTTATTTTTAGGGTTTATTGCACTGCAAAGTGCCGGTATTGTGGTATCTCATGATGCCACACTGGTATCGCTAGGGGATATCACCTCGCCAACGGTATTGCTTGCTGCGCTTGGCTTTGTGCTCATTGTTGCGCTGGAATACCGTCGCGTAAAAGGTGGTGTGATGATTGCTATTCTTGCGGTCACATTACTGGCGGTATTATTGGGTTATCAGCCGTACGGCGGCATTTTCTCTATGCCTCCTGATCCAAGCCCTACCTTCTTGCAGCTCGATATTATGGGCGCGTTCGACGTGGCCATGATCAGCGTGATCTTTGCCTTTTTGTTTGTTGATTTATTTGACACCGCAGGCACCTTGATGGCCGTGGCTCAGCGAGGAAAGTTGTTTGATGCCAATGGCAAATTGCCTCGCTTGAGTAAAGCTTTGTTGGCAGATTCAACCGCCACGGTTGCAGGTTCGGTATTGGGAACGTCTAGCACCACGAGTTATATTGAAAGCGGAGCGGGTGTTGCTGAAGGCGGGCGTACTGGCTTAACTGCGGTAGTTGTTGGCATTTTGTTCTTACTGTCGTTATTCTTTGCGCCCCTTGCAGGAATGGTTCCTGCGTATGCAACCGCGGGTGCGTTATTTTACGTGGCTGTATTGATGCTCTCTGGGCTGACAAAAGTTGCATGGGACGACATTACAGAAGCGGCTCCAGCAGCGGTTGTAGCGATTATGATGCCACTGACATACTCCATTGCGAATGGGATCGCGTTGGGGTTTGTAAGTTATGCCGCGATTAAACTGTTAAGCGGACGTCGAGAAGATGTTTCGGTTGCGGTTTGGGTATTGGCAGGATTATTCGTCGTTAAATTAATTATATTTGGTCACTAA
- a CDS encoding CNNM domain-containing protein, whose amino-acid sequence MSLLILFVVLAVAVSFLCSIFEAVLLSVTTPHIALLEKEEKRSGTLLRKFKDNINNPLAAILTLNTIAHTIGAAGAGAQATHVFGDAYIGVFSAVLTFLILVFSEIIPKTLGAQYWRQLAGITSLCLHYMIIAMYPFIKMADFITRMMGTKIDRKGLTRNEFVVMAEVSEQEGQLAEHEARILQSVMRFKDTKVREVMTPRVVVYSANEHLTVEAYLQGQPKTQYSRIPVYSDDKESVTGFVMRSDLLLAHANGDGHRELADFKRELFAVLDNTPLFNAFDLIIEKRSHILLIVDEYGQMVGVLTQEDLVETLLGLEIMDESDKSADLQLVAKRYSKRRAKRLEMAAMTSSEEQSNK is encoded by the coding sequence ATGAGTCTGTTGATTCTATTTGTTGTTTTAGCCGTTGCGGTGTCTTTTTTGTGTTCTATTTTTGAGGCGGTATTACTCAGTGTGACCACGCCACATATTGCGCTGTTAGAAAAAGAAGAAAAGCGCAGCGGAACGCTGCTACGCAAATTTAAAGACAATATTAATAACCCGCTTGCTGCCATTTTAACCCTCAACACTATTGCTCATACTATTGGAGCTGCGGGAGCTGGAGCTCAGGCAACCCATGTGTTTGGCGACGCATACATCGGTGTGTTCTCGGCCGTGCTGACCTTTCTCATCTTAGTGTTTTCTGAAATCATTCCTAAAACTCTTGGCGCACAATATTGGCGACAGCTTGCTGGTATTACCTCACTTTGTTTGCACTACATGATTATCGCCATGTATCCCTTCATTAAAATGGCTGATTTTATCACCCGTATGATGGGCACAAAAATCGATCGCAAAGGGCTCACTCGCAACGAGTTTGTTGTGATGGCTGAAGTGAGCGAGCAAGAAGGCCAATTGGCAGAACACGAAGCGCGTATTTTGCAAAGTGTGATGCGCTTTAAAGACACTAAAGTCCGTGAAGTGATGACACCGCGTGTAGTCGTCTACTCTGCGAATGAACACCTCACGGTTGAAGCGTATTTACAAGGTCAGCCTAAAACCCAATATTCGCGCATTCCAGTTTACAGCGACGACAAAGAGAGTGTGACTGGCTTTGTGATGCGTAGCGACTTGTTACTGGCGCATGCAAATGGAGATGGGCATCGAGAACTTGCTGATTTTAAGCGAGAGCTATTTGCTGTGCTCGACAACACACCGTTGTTCAATGCATTTGATTTAATTATTGAAAAACGTAGCCACATTTTGCTGATTGTTGATGAATACGGACAAATGGTAGGTGTGCTCACTCAAGAAGACTTGGTAGAAACCTTGTTAGGTTTAGAGATTATGGACGAGAGCGATAAAAGCGCAGATTTGCAGCTGGTGGCCAAACGCTATTCCAAGCGACGCGCCAAGCGCCTCGAAATGGCCGCCATGACCTCGTCTGAAGAACAATCAAATAAGTAG
- a CDS encoding aminoacyl-histidine dipeptidase, with protein sequence MGELSTLKPQQLWNFFETICSIPHPSKHEEQLATWICDWATQHDLCWQRDEVGNVIIKKPAASGFEHLKTVVLQAHIDMVPQKEVDSAHIFETDPIEPIIDGEWLTANKTTLGADNGIGMASCLAVLASTDIQHGPLEVLLTIDEEAGMTGAFGLQPGMLEGSILINTDSEQEGEVYMGCAGGVDTNISFPITRCTARTHKGLEIKVGGLRGGHSGVNIHLGRGNANKVLTRILCALQEQNLIELESFNGGSLRNAIPRDASAFIKCDEVLIVKRIVAELAQTIKSELRATDPDLTITVEQAEVTNEVLSFSSLQTFLLAIQATFNGVFAMSQEIDEVTETSSNLGVVATEQDSISVLCLVRSLLDSARFNLQQTIQGVWKLAGAEVVFSGAYPGWAPNNDSAVMALVRTTYEEVFQRKPEVMVIHAGLECGLFKTAYPNLDMVSIGPTIRFPHSPDEKVHIGSVDLYWQLLVKVLEAIPAK encoded by the coding sequence TTGGGCGAATTATCAACACTTAAACCACAACAATTGTGGAATTTCTTCGAGACGATCTGCAGTATCCCTCATCCCTCTAAGCACGAAGAGCAACTTGCAACTTGGATTTGCGACTGGGCCACACAGCATGATTTGTGTTGGCAACGTGACGAAGTCGGCAATGTCATCATCAAAAAACCAGCGGCATCTGGTTTCGAACACCTCAAAACCGTGGTGTTACAAGCGCATATTGATATGGTTCCGCAAAAAGAAGTCGATAGCGCCCATATCTTTGAAACGGATCCCATTGAGCCGATCATTGACGGTGAGTGGCTCACAGCCAACAAAACCACACTAGGTGCCGACAACGGTATTGGCATGGCATCGTGTTTGGCGGTGCTGGCGTCAACGGATATTCAACACGGCCCTCTTGAAGTCTTACTCACCATTGACGAAGAAGCCGGTATGACAGGTGCCTTTGGCTTACAGCCGGGTATGTTAGAAGGCTCAATCCTAATTAATACTGACTCCGAGCAAGAGGGTGAAGTCTATATGGGCTGCGCTGGCGGCGTAGACACCAATATATCTTTCCCTATCACCCGTTGTACTGCACGCACGCACAAAGGTTTAGAAATTAAAGTAGGAGGTTTACGCGGAGGCCACTCCGGGGTGAACATTCACTTAGGACGAGGCAATGCCAACAAGGTATTAACCCGCATTTTGTGTGCGCTCCAGGAACAAAACCTGATAGAACTGGAGAGTTTTAACGGGGGCTCACTGCGCAACGCTATTCCTAGAGATGCCAGTGCGTTTATCAAATGTGACGAAGTACTCATCGTCAAACGGATTGTGGCAGAGTTAGCGCAAACCATTAAATCTGAACTGCGTGCAACAGACCCAGATTTAACCATTACTGTAGAGCAGGCAGAAGTCACCAATGAAGTTCTGAGCTTTAGTAGCTTGCAAACATTTTTGCTGGCCATTCAAGCTACATTCAATGGCGTATTTGCCATGAGCCAAGAAATTGATGAAGTCACAGAAACATCTAGCAATTTAGGAGTAGTGGCGACAGAGCAAGATTCAATTTCTGTGCTGTGTCTTGTGCGTTCGCTACTCGACAGCGCTCGATTTAATTTACAACAAACCATTCAAGGTGTTTGGAAGCTAGCCGGTGCAGAAGTGGTGTTCAGCGGCGCTTACCCAGGATGGGCTCCAAACAATGACTCTGCAGTCATGGCGCTGGTTCGCACCACCTATGAAGAAGTTTTTCAGCGCAAGCCAGAGGTCATGGTAATTCACGCAGGCCTTGAGTGTGGTTTGTTCAAAACTGCCTACCCCAACTTAGATATGGTGTCGATTGGGCCGACTATTCGCTTTCCTCACTCGCCCGATGAAAAGGTACACATCGGTAGTGTTGATCTCTACTGGCAGCTACTGGTCAAAGTGCTCGAAGCTATTCCAGCAAAATAG
- a CDS encoding glycoside hydrolase family 43 protein, giving the protein MIKYLSFLSACALLSGCSVQRDVSSNPIVPQTDYFVYQNPISQGIDPQGLRDCQVLRDGDWWYMTGTAYPHWQRQETTGDETTFNPGVPLYRSKNLTEWEFVNTIVPRGDKTDWYYRRFWAPEIQNIGGKYYALFNAHNRDIGIKGQHPGYAVADNITGPYEVVTKEAPLTHGNDLTFFEDKDGKVWAFWNRGREFGIGFAQIDLATGKFLTEPQSAIRPGKVDWAYNADGSIVQEPNYDGSALKNKIEKFYSWDSIGIEGAYVIENEGTYYLFYSSWTRGYEIGYATASNITGPWTKHDQNPFYGAMNQELAKKRGFEYTGNPENPFDQVGHNEVFTGPDGRLWLSAHGIIPGKNPTLVIDPIWFDANGNLKSSGPTYTEQRVPLK; this is encoded by the coding sequence ATGATAAAATATCTTAGCTTTTTAAGTGCTTGTGCACTGCTATCTGGCTGCTCGGTTCAACGAGACGTCAGTAGCAACCCTATCGTTCCCCAAACAGACTACTTTGTTTATCAAAACCCTATATCTCAAGGCATTGATCCTCAAGGCTTAAGAGACTGCCAGGTATTGCGAGATGGCGATTGGTGGTACATGACAGGGACTGCATATCCGCATTGGCAACGCCAAGAAACAACGGGCGATGAGACAACGTTTAACCCTGGAGTTCCACTTTACCGGTCCAAAAACCTGACAGAGTGGGAATTTGTAAACACCATTGTGCCACGTGGCGACAAAACAGATTGGTACTATCGTCGTTTTTGGGCTCCTGAAATACAAAACATAGGCGGCAAGTACTATGCGCTATTTAATGCACACAATCGAGACATAGGCATTAAAGGTCAGCACCCGGGCTATGCTGTCGCAGACAATATCACCGGGCCATATGAAGTCGTCACCAAAGAGGCACCATTAACCCATGGTAACGACCTGACGTTTTTTGAAGATAAAGACGGCAAGGTATGGGCATTTTGGAATCGAGGGCGGGAATTTGGCATTGGCTTTGCTCAAATTGATTTGGCGACAGGTAAATTTTTAACCGAACCTCAATCCGCCATTAGACCGGGCAAAGTTGATTGGGCCTACAATGCAGACGGCTCTATCGTGCAAGAACCGAATTACGATGGCTCTGCTCTCAAAAACAAAATAGAAAAGTTCTACAGTTGGGACTCCATTGGCATTGAAGGCGCTTATGTCATTGAAAATGAAGGGACCTACTATTTGTTCTATTCAAGTTGGACGCGCGGCTACGAGATTGGCTACGCCACAGCATCAAACATTACCGGGCCTTGGACCAAACATGACCAAAATCCTTTTTACGGAGCAATGAATCAAGAACTGGCAAAGAAACGCGGTTTTGAGTACACCGGAAACCCAGAAAATCCTTTTGACCAAGTGGGCCACAATGAGGTTTTCACCGGTCCGGACGGTCGCCTTTGGCTATCTGCCCACGGTATTATTCCGGGGAAGAACCCTACACTCGTGATCGACCCCATCTGGTTTGACGCGAACGGCAACTTAAAAAGTTCGGGGCCAACCTACACCGAACAACGTGTTCCGCTGAAGTAA
- the proB gene encoding glutamate 5-kinase yields the protein MEQSPYRRVVVKLGTSVLTGGSQSLDKAHMAELVRCMAELHQSGIDIIVCTSGAIAAGRECLDYPELPSTMSSKQLLAAVGQSQLIQLWDQLFHAYGIHVGQILLTREDVDDRERFLNARDTLDAMLEHRVVPIVNENDAVATQEIKVGDNDNLSALVSVLAEADLLMLLTDQSGLFTADPRSNPDAELICEVKRIDDSLRELAGDSGTNLGTGGMATKLQAADVARRSGIDVVIAAGASAENVLKLAGGMRIGTHFPALDEPSNNRKRWILAGSSAGGDVVVDDGAVKALQQTGSSLLPKGVVDVAGNFVRGDTVRIINQNGVIIARGISRYSMNDLKKIKQKHSNSIESVLGYEYGDVVIHRNDLILV from the coding sequence ATGGAACAATCACCTTATCGCCGCGTAGTCGTAAAGCTAGGGACTAGTGTTTTAACGGGCGGTAGTCAATCACTCGACAAGGCTCACATGGCTGAACTTGTTCGTTGTATGGCTGAATTACATCAAAGTGGAATTGATATTATCGTTTGTACTTCTGGGGCGATCGCCGCTGGACGGGAATGTTTAGATTATCCTGAGCTTCCAAGTACCATGAGTTCCAAACAGCTGTTGGCCGCCGTAGGGCAGAGCCAACTAATACAGCTTTGGGATCAACTGTTTCATGCATACGGTATTCACGTGGGACAAATTTTGTTGACCCGTGAAGATGTGGATGATCGAGAGCGTTTCCTAAACGCCAGAGATACGCTAGATGCTATGTTAGAGCACAGAGTTGTGCCCATTGTAAACGAGAACGATGCGGTTGCGACGCAAGAAATTAAAGTGGGTGACAATGACAATTTATCGGCTTTAGTATCGGTGCTAGCGGAAGCAGATTTATTGATGCTATTGACTGACCAAAGCGGTCTGTTTACTGCCGACCCCCGAAGCAACCCCGACGCTGAATTAATATGCGAAGTGAAAAGAATTGACGATTCGCTCCGAGAACTTGCTGGTGATAGCGGCACGAACTTGGGAACTGGGGGCATGGCCACCAAGTTGCAAGCGGCTGATGTTGCACGTCGCTCAGGCATTGATGTCGTCATTGCTGCAGGAGCAAGCGCCGAGAATGTTCTAAAATTGGCTGGCGGTATGCGGATTGGAACGCATTTTCCTGCATTGGATGAGCCTTCCAATAACCGTAAACGTTGGATTTTAGCCGGCTCCAGTGCCGGCGGAGACGTGGTGGTTGATGATGGCGCTGTGAAAGCTCTACAACAAACAGGCAGTAGTTTATTGCCCAAAGGCGTTGTGGATGTTGCCGGCAATTTCGTTCGTGGTGACACGGTTCGTATTATCAATCAAAATGGCGTCATCATCGCGCGCGGGATCAGCCGCTACAGCATGAATGATTTGAAAAAAATTAAACAAAAACACTCAAATTCAATTGAATCTGTGTTGGGTTATGAATACGGCGATGTTGTGATTCACCGAAATGACCTCATCTTAGTTTAA
- the gpt gene encoding xanthine phosphoribosyltransferase, with the protein MGFASNKQFFVSWEELHRATRELAQRQLPASQWKGIIAVSRGGLVPACILARELNLRLVKTVCISSYTDHYEQKQLQVLHEADGDGEGMLVVDDLVDTGETAKAIREMYPKAKFITVYAKPKGRELVDEYVADVEQDTWIELPWDMQLNYIDPLEKSHKA; encoded by the coding sequence ATGGGATTTGCTAGCAACAAGCAATTTTTTGTTTCCTGGGAAGAACTACATCGCGCGACACGCGAGTTGGCGCAGCGACAGCTGCCAGCATCACAATGGAAAGGAATTATTGCGGTAAGCCGAGGTGGCTTAGTGCCAGCGTGCATCTTGGCGCGCGAGTTAAACTTGAGGTTGGTTAAAACTGTGTGTATCTCAAGCTACACCGATCATTACGAGCAAAAGCAATTACAAGTTCTGCATGAAGCAGACGGTGACGGCGAAGGTATGCTCGTTGTGGACGATTTGGTGGACACTGGCGAAACAGCAAAAGCCATTCGAGAAATGTACCCCAAGGCTAAGTTTATTACTGTGTATGCGAAGCCAAAAGGCCGAGAATTGGTGGACGAATACGTCGCTGATGTAGAGCAGGATACTTGGATTGAGCTGCCTTGGGATATGCAGCTTAACTACATTGACCCACTCGAAAAATCACATAAAGCCTAA
- the dinB gene encoding DNA polymerase IV has translation MASTLNTMTSRKIIHIDMDCFFAAVEMRDFPELKNHPIAVGGSSDRRGVIATCNYEARRFGVRSAMATAHAIRLCPQLKVVKHRMSVYKDVSTQIHEIFRKYTDLIEPLSLDEAYLDVTDSSLHHGSATLIAQQIRADIQQTLNLTASAGVAPNKFLAKIASDLNKPNGQYVITPNDVAPFVETLALEKIPGVGKATLERLHLYGLKTAADVQKMELDALIKQFGKFGVSLHHRSFGRDDREVNTSRTRKSIGVETTLPEDVSQIKDCEQIMAGLFDELLSRIERAGAGARIAKCGVKLKFSDFRQTTVEHQQAAPELECFKPLLAEAWSRSKGKSVRLIGLSVGLQTEVSQQLDLPLPMASNTQHSNAPRRL, from the coding sequence ATGGCTAGCACGCTCAATACAATGACTTCACGTAAAATCATCCACATTGATATGGACTGCTTTTTTGCTGCCGTGGAGATGCGGGATTTTCCTGAACTTAAAAATCATCCGATTGCGGTGGGCGGTTCGTCTGATCGCCGTGGGGTCATCGCCACTTGCAACTATGAAGCGCGGCGATTTGGTGTCCGCTCAGCTATGGCAACTGCACATGCGATACGTCTGTGTCCGCAGCTCAAAGTGGTGAAGCATCGCATGTCGGTTTACAAAGATGTGTCGACCCAAATCCACGAGATTTTTCGCAAATATACCGACTTAATCGAACCGCTGTCGCTGGACGAAGCCTATTTAGACGTAACCGACAGTTCGTTACATCACGGCAGTGCGACTTTGATTGCACAGCAGATCCGCGCAGACATTCAACAGACCCTCAATTTGACCGCATCAGCAGGTGTTGCGCCGAATAAATTTCTGGCCAAAATTGCCAGTGACTTAAATAAACCCAATGGCCAATATGTGATTACGCCAAATGATGTTGCGCCATTTGTTGAAACCCTCGCTCTTGAGAAAATTCCCGGTGTGGGAAAAGCCACGCTTGAGCGTTTACATTTATATGGTTTAAAGACGGCAGCGGATGTTCAGAAAATGGAACTGGATGCGCTCATCAAGCAATTTGGTAAATTTGGCGTATCGCTTCACCACCGAAGCTTTGGGCGAGATGATCGTGAGGTGAACACTAGCCGTACTCGCAAATCTATCGGAGTGGAAACCACATTGCCCGAAGATGTATCTCAGATAAAAGATTGCGAGCAAATCATGGCGGGTTTGTTTGACGAACTACTGAGTCGCATTGAGCGAGCTGGAGCAGGAGCTAGAATTGCTAAATGTGGTGTGAAACTCAAGTTTTCCGACTTTCGGCAAACCACGGTAGAGCACCAACAGGCTGCTCCAGAACTTGAATGTTTTAAGCCATTATTAGCAGAAGCTTGGTCGCGATCGAAAGGCAAAAGTGTTCGGCTCATTGGCTTGTCGGTGGGGTTGCAAACAGAGGTTTCTCAGCAGTTAGATTTACCCCTGCCTATGGCATCAAACACGCAGCATAGCAACGCGCCACGAAGACTATAA